In a single window of the Biomphalaria glabrata chromosome 13, xgBioGlab47.1, whole genome shotgun sequence genome:
- the LOC106057378 gene encoding copine family protein 1-like isoform X1 yields MDSGVFLLTIVTTVIFILLLIYCNRRKRQEAKDKYPATEERRFINQVTEETIRPKKQKPLFAQTQRTESLYELFKSKSVSEVASQISSLDEVSAVIAKAGLESCNLIFGIDYTGSNYMQGKKTFGGKCLHEISDKILNPYQSVIATLGETLEPFDSDGAIPAFGFGDAYTKDRSVFQLKTDVCHSTDQGIPSGFKEVLEIYNQLTPKVRLGGPTNFAPLINQAIEIVKATNSYHILVIVADGQVTNERATTQAIVEASNYPLSIITVGVGDGPWDTMQEFDDKLPKRNFDNFHFVEYASVTKGPNPNESFALHALKEIPDQYKAIKKLQLL; encoded by the exons ATGGATTCCGGTGTATTTCTGTTGACTATAGTCACTACTGTCATCTTTATCTTGTTACTGATCTATTGCAATAGGAGAAAACGCCAGGAGGCTAAAG ATAAATACCCAGCTACAGAAGAAAGGCGATTTATCAATCAAGTGACAGAAGAAACAATCCgaccaaagaaacaaaaacctCTGTTTGCTCAGACTCAAAGAACAGAATCTTTGTACGAACTTTTCAAGTCGAAATCTGTTTCAGAG gtaGCAAGTCAAATATCATCTCTTGATGAAGTCAGCGCTGTTATAGCGAAGGCTGGATTGGAGTCTTGTAATCTTATCTTtg GGATAGATTATACTGGATCAAACTATATGCAAGGGAAGAAGACATTTGGGGGAAAATGTCTGCATGAAATCAGTGACAAGATCTTGAATCCCTATCAAAGT GTCATCGCCACTCTTGGAGAGACACTTGAACCTTTTGACAGTGATGGCGCCATCCCAGCGTTTGGCTTTGGTGATGCCTACACTAAAGATCGCTCTGTGTTTCAACTCAAGACAGATGTATGTCACTCAACAGATCAA GGCATCCCATCTGGGTTTAAAGAAGTCTTGGAGATTTACAATCAGCTGACACCAAAAGTACGTCTTGGAGGACCAACCAACTTTGCGCCTCTCATAAATCAGGCCATTGAAATTGTCAAAGCTACAAACTCT TATCATATCTTGGTAATTGTGGCCGATGGTCAAGTAACCAATGAAAGGGCCACAACTCAAGCCATTGTAGAAGCATCAAACTATCCATTGTCTATTATTACTGTAGGAGTTGGAGATGGCCCATGGGATACAATGCAG GAATTTGATGACAAACTGCCCAAGAGAAACTTTGATAACTTCCACTTTGTTGAGTACGCTAGCGTGACTAAAGGGCCCAACCCCAACGAATCATTTGCACTTCATGCTTTGAAGGAAATCCCAGACCAGTATAAAGCGATCAAGAAGCTGCAGTTGCTGTAG
- the LOC106057378 gene encoding copine family protein 1-like isoform X2 — protein sequence MDSGVFLLTIVTTVIFILLLIYCNRRKRQEAKDKYPATEERRFINQVTEETIRPKKQKPLFAQTQRTESLYELFKSKSVSEVASQISSLDEVSAVIAKAGLESCNLIFGIDYTGSNYMQGKKTFGGKCLHEISDKILNPYQSVIATLGETLEPFDSDGAIPAFGFGDAYTKDRSVFQLKTDGIPSGFKEVLEIYNQLTPKVRLGGPTNFAPLINQAIEIVKATNSYHILVIVADGQVTNERATTQAIVEASNYPLSIITVGVGDGPWDTMQEFDDKLPKRNFDNFHFVEYASVTKGPNPNESFALHALKEIPDQYKAIKKLQLL from the exons ATGGATTCCGGTGTATTTCTGTTGACTATAGTCACTACTGTCATCTTTATCTTGTTACTGATCTATTGCAATAGGAGAAAACGCCAGGAGGCTAAAG ATAAATACCCAGCTACAGAAGAAAGGCGATTTATCAATCAAGTGACAGAAGAAACAATCCgaccaaagaaacaaaaacctCTGTTTGCTCAGACTCAAAGAACAGAATCTTTGTACGAACTTTTCAAGTCGAAATCTGTTTCAGAG gtaGCAAGTCAAATATCATCTCTTGATGAAGTCAGCGCTGTTATAGCGAAGGCTGGATTGGAGTCTTGTAATCTTATCTTtg GGATAGATTATACTGGATCAAACTATATGCAAGGGAAGAAGACATTTGGGGGAAAATGTCTGCATGAAATCAGTGACAAGATCTTGAATCCCTATCAAAGT GTCATCGCCACTCTTGGAGAGACACTTGAACCTTTTGACAGTGATGGCGCCATCCCAGCGTTTGGCTTTGGTGATGCCTACACTAAAGATCGCTCTGTGTTTCAACTCAAGACAGAT GGCATCCCATCTGGGTTTAAAGAAGTCTTGGAGATTTACAATCAGCTGACACCAAAAGTACGTCTTGGAGGACCAACCAACTTTGCGCCTCTCATAAATCAGGCCATTGAAATTGTCAAAGCTACAAACTCT TATCATATCTTGGTAATTGTGGCCGATGGTCAAGTAACCAATGAAAGGGCCACAACTCAAGCCATTGTAGAAGCATCAAACTATCCATTGTCTATTATTACTGTAGGAGTTGGAGATGGCCCATGGGATACAATGCAG GAATTTGATGACAAACTGCCCAAGAGAAACTTTGATAACTTCCACTTTGTTGAGTACGCTAGCGTGACTAAAGGGCCCAACCCCAACGAATCATTTGCACTTCATGCTTTGAAGGAAATCCCAGACCAGTATAAAGCGATCAAGAAGCTGCAGTTGCTGTAG